The segment AAAATGCCAATGTCGAATAATAGCGCAAGCGAGATAATTGGTATTCAATATCAAACAGTCGCTCATTCACCTGAATAAACAAAAAGGAGAAAGGAATAAACAATAAAAACAATGCTGCCACCTCTGCATGTAGCCATGGCTTATGCCCTAAAATTTCAGGTGTCACAAAGAATAATAGAAATGGTAAAAAAGGAACAATAAAGGCAATGGCAATTAAACGCAGCTTTGCCAATTTAGTGCGTAAATAGCTTGTCACTAAAATATAAGTAGCGTAGAGCACAAGCACGGCAAATAAACTTAAGTTTAACAGTGGTATGACTTCTCGCAATGCAGGTATAAATGCTTCTATCAAGTAACAGCAAGGAATAATAGGTGTTAGGAAATAGAGCCATTTACTATGGATAGCCCGCCATTGGATGTTTTGATAACGGAAAAAATGCTGTAAAAAGTGGATAAAAAGCACCATACATAACACAATGCAAATGCCAATAACAAAGCCCCCAACTAAATTGCCTCTGGCTGAAGCACCTGTACTAATATAGGCTAACGAGCATGTTAATAAAAACAAGGTCAATAAAAACATTGGCACATTATTTTTATTGCGCGCATCTAAATACACAGCTACAGCAAAAGCTAAAAGAAAATAAAAGATGGGGAATAAAATTTGTAAATACAATTCTTCTGGAATATCGCGATGCCTTGCTGTCACAGTATGTGTTGTGCCATCAGCCTTTTGAATGGTTAAGGTACGTGCCCCTCGAATAACGCTAGAAAGCTGCACAGATTGATTTTCTAAGGCTGGCTTACCATCAATCATCACCACAATATCGCCTTGTTCAATACGCTGCTGCTGTGCCCATTGTGAATAGTAGGTGTTCTCAATAACAGGCTGTCCACTTGTGGTATCAAGCAGAATACTAACAAAAGGTGTGTGAATCGTAATGCCTAATACATAGATGCCCAGCACTAAATAGAGCGTAAAAATACTATATTTCAATGTTTTCATTGCTAAATCCCCATTTCATTGCCTAACTTATTTCTATTATCGCTAATTCTTGCTAATTTTGGAATACCGAAATGGCGAGTTTCGGAAAACCACTATTGCTTTTTCGGAATAACGAAATAGTTTTTTCGGACAAGGCTATGATAGTGTAAAACAAAGAGCTGTGACGAAAAGGAGGAGTATTGCGTGAAAAATGGCAGTTTAACACTTATTTTGTTATGCTTCATCGCCATTATTGCCAGTCCATTGACCGCAATCGCTAGCACTACAGATCAGGAGAAGGTAAAAGTCGAAATTTGTATGATTGGTAGTGATAATTATTTTGTCTATAAAATCCCAAAGCAGTTACATAAAGATGTGCCCTATCACGAAATGAGCAACAGTATTCAGGCAACCTTAGCCAGCCAGTGGCATATTAAGGATGCACATTATAAAGCAGAGCAGTCAGATGTTGCCTATACGTTTTATATTCAGGATTTATTTCAAAAAAAGCAGGATGGTCAGTTAAAGGTTGCGATTCCCTATCGCATTTTAGTAGGAATGTTTGGCGAGCAGGACCCGATTCAATTGCGAATTTTAGCGAGCAAGCTATCCGATTGGACGGTCAATACGAAGGATTGGGCAACGCTTGGCTTTACGGAGCCGCTCACATCTTTTAGTGAACGTGAATATATTTATGAGGGAGCTGTGCATGAGCTGCTACATCAACGTGTCGGTCATTTTGATGGGAAAATTCAAAAACAGCAATTTCTCACATATAGTTTTCTATACTTTAGCTTTATAGGGCTACAGCTATTAGCCTGCTTTTTCTTATCGAGAAAATTAAAGCACAAGGTGATTCATAATCCAGAAACAATGCATCATTTCCGCAGGCTGAATTATATGTATCAAATTGTGCCTATCATTATTATTGTAGGACAGGTGATTTTTCTTGTCTTTTCAGGCTTGATTACCGCCTTTAGCCTTTATTTTAGCGCAGGCGTTGATTTACTAATGATGGTTGGGCCGATCTTACTGAATATTATTTTACTGCCAACCTTTTTCGTCACAGCAGAGAGTGAGATTTCACGAGAGCTGAATAATCTTTAACAATGACGTACGAAAAAACGCAATGAAATGGTATAATGGTCAACAGCAAACTTGAGGGAGCTGTTGACAAACAATGACACATCCAGAAATGGCGTACTTACATTTACTACAACATATATTGGAGCATGGTACAAAAAAAGAGGATCGTACAGGCACAGGCACGTACAGCATCTTCGGCTATCAAATGCGCTTTGATTTAAGCAAGGGCTTTCCACTCTTAACAACAAAGCGCGTGCCCTTTAAGCTTGTTGCCAGTGAATTATTATGGTTTATTAAAGGCGATACAAATATTCGTTATTTATTGCAGCATAATAATCATATATGGGACGAATGGGCGTTTAAAAAATGGGTGGAATCTGACGAATATTCAGGGCCTGATATGACGGATTTTGGTCGTCGCTGTTTAGTGGACGAGTCCTTTAATGCCTTATATCAGCAAGAGCTTGCAGCATTTTGTGAGCGCATTTTAACAGACGATGCTTTTGCCGAAAAATATGGTGATCTTGGCAATGTCTATGGCAAGCAATGGCGTCGTTGGACAGATTCAGAGGGGCAGGAAATTGACCAATTACAAGATGTGATTAACCAAATCAAAACAAATCCCGACTCTCGTAGATTAATTGTAAATGCATGGAATCCTGAGGATGTTATCAATGCAGGTGCAAAGGGCAGCAAAGCAGCGCTACCACCATGTCATGTGATGTTCCAATTTTATGTGGCAGATGGTAAGCTAAGCTGTCAATTAATGCAACGTAGCTTAGATACACTTTTAGGTTGTCCGTTTAATATTGCCTCTTATGCCTTATTAACACATCTTATTGCCCACGAATGTGGCTTAGAGGTGGGCGAGTTTATTCATAGCATTGGGGATGCACATATTTATGCCAATCATCTAGAGCAAGTGAAGGAGCAGCTTTCACGCACGCCGAAAGATTTCCCAACATTGCATATTAATCCAGCAAAAACATCTATTTTTGAAATGGAGCTGGAGGATTTATCGATTGAGGGCTATGATCCGCATCCTGCGATTAAAGCACCCATCGCCGTTTAACAGAAGCAGCAGCCAAAGCGGTTGCTGTTTTTTCAAAAATGCCAAGCCATCAGTAATTGACATAAAAAGTAATAAATGCTTAGATGGATAGTGGGGTTATTTGGAATAATAATAGAGGTGAGAGCTGTGAAAAAAACAATCGTATCTCAGGTAGATCAGCATACAAAACAGCCTTGTCAGCAAATGATTGACCAACGGCAAACGCTTTCTGCCAATACATTCAAATTGTCGCAACAGCAAATTCACGAAATGATGCAAGTGATTGAGGAAATTCGATTAAAAGGCTTTAAAGAAACACTATAAATGAAAGCGCCTTCTAAGCTATAATAGCTGAGGAGGTGTTTTTGGTGAACGTTGTTTTTGTGGATTCTCTTTCTGGACAGGAGCTGCTGCAAATGGTATCACAAGATGTAGCAGGCATTTTAGCGGCAGTTCAAGGGGAAAGTATAACCTTCCCTGTAGGTCATTTTAAATATGAATTTCATAATGTAGATTTTTATGAGGAGGAAGGGCAAATCTGCCAAGAGTTAGTCATTTATGTGAAGCAAATATAACAGGATGGTCGCACTGTAAGGCGACCATCCTGTTCACTTTATTATGGCTGAACGAGTAGTTGCTCGCTTTTTTCTGTGCCGATATAAAGAGCTTGCTTGCTAAAGGATGCGCTTGGGAAATGCAGTATACCTGAGCCATCATCCTCATGTGTGGCGGAATCCCAAGTGTAGCGCTCACCATTTTTGTCAAATAGCGCGAAATCAGGCTTTTGCGAAGCGTTGCTATAGTAGATGGTTGTTGAAATAGGGGTTGTAACGATGCGTTCAACTGTCAAGCTTTGTCCATCAGCTAGTGTTATAGGCTGCTGAATTGGGTATTCTTTTGTTTGCTGTTGAACGGCTGCCTGTGTTGCCACAACATTGAATGTCCAAGGCTCCTCCAATAGCTGTCCAAACGGCTGTGTACCATTTGGCAACAGCATACGGTTATAGCTTAATTGTATAGATACTTGTGCGGCGTCTACTGGCTGCGGCAGCTTGATTTCACTATAGATGGTAAACATCGCATCATTTTGCTCAATGGACTGTGCGCTATAGCCTACATCGTCAATTGGCTGTCCATCGATAGAAATCGTTGGCAAAAGCTGATGGCGATAGGAAAATGCTTGCTTATCAGCTGGCTGTAATGTTGCGCTGACAAGGATTTTATCGTAGTCAAGCAGTACCTCATTGACCGTTAAAGCACCAAATTGTGTTGTGACGGTTTGACCTACAACATTTTTATAGTCACCCCAATCGACGGCTTTGTCCTGTTTCCATTCCTCCAATAAACTAGCGACAAATGGCATATTGGCAATGGTTTGATGCTGAAAGATAACAATACTAAGCGCTAAAATAGCGACAGTGCCAATGCGATAGCCAAGACGGCGGCGCTTTTTAGGCAATTGCTTAATAATACGGCGCTTTAGTCTTTTGTGCTCTAGCTTTGTCAGGGACTGCTCCTCAAATTCAGTGACATCTATTGTTATATCATTAAAATCCTTATACATACTCATTGCTACACCTCGTCCCTTAAAAATAATGTGCGTAATTTATGACGACTACGTGATAATTTATTATGCACCCATGATGCTTTAGTCTGATAATGCTGGGCAATTTCCTTCGCTGCTAATCCTTCAAAATAGTATTTGTGAAAAATTTCCTGCTCCTTTTGTGGCAATTGCTGAAGGATAGCTTGCCAATCTAGCTCCATGTTTTGCGTTGTTGCAAGCTGCTCAGGTAATTCAACGGTTGGCTGCTGTCGTTCAATTTTTCGTAAGGCATCAATCGCTTTAAATTTAGCAATGACCGCAATCCAGTTTTTAAAGGAATTTTTCGTTGCATCAAAATCGTCAATATGATACCAAATGGCAACAACAATATCAGCCAAACATTCCTCAATTTCCTGTGGTCTGCCGCCAATATATTTGCGTACAATGGCATTTAATAAGCCACCATATTGCTCCAGCAACAATGTCACACCTTGCTCTTGCTTTTGCTGAATTGCTTGAAGTATTTGTTTGTCCATGCTCCACCTCTCTAAACGTTTTCACGAAAATTCCGTTCATAGTTATATTCGTTGCGTGTGCCGAAATCTATCATACTTTCTTTAAAAATAAATAAAGCGTGTTGTCCCAATTTTCTGAAATATCCTCATTTTTTAGCAGATTTCTCACCTTTTCAAGAAAGAATATAAAATGACTGTTTACAATACCTCATTAATTAGCTACTATCAAGGGTGAGTATTACATAAAAGGAGACGACATAATGTCAACACAACGTATAGAAAAAGATTTTTTAGGTGAACGCGTATTACCAGCAGAGGCGTATTATGGGATTCAAACATTACGTGCAACAGAAAACTTCCCAATTACAGGCTACACAATCCATCCAGCATTAATTAAAGCAATGGGTATTGTAAAGAAGGCGGCTGCGCTGAGTAATATGGAGGTTCATCTATTATCAAAGGATATTGGTGAGGCAATTGTCGAAGCAGCACAAGAAGTAATTGATGGCAAATGGAATGCCCAATTTATTGTAGACCCAATCCAAGGTGGGGCAGGCACGTCCATTAATATGAATGCTAATGAAGTGATTGCAAATCGCGCGCTAGAAATTTTAGGGAAAGAAAAGGGCGACTATCAGGCAATTAGCCCAAATAGTCATGTCAATATGTCCCAATCGACAAACGATGCATTTCCAACAGCTATTCATATCGCTGTCTTACATTTAATAGATGAATTACTAGTAACGATGGAAACAATGCAAGCGGTGTTCCATCAAAAAGCAGAGCAATTTGCCCATGTCATTAAAATGGGACGTACCCATTTACAGGATGCTGTGCCTATTCGCCTAGGGCAAGAGTTTGAAGCATATTGCCGTGTGATTAACCGCGATATTGTACGTATTCGTCAAACACGTCCAAACTTATATGATGTGAATATGGGAGCAACGGCTGTTGGTACAGGCTTAAATGCCTTCCCAGATTATATTAAAACAGTGGATGAGCACCTTGCGGAAATTTCTGATTTACCATTAAAAGGGGCGACACATTTAGTGGATGCCACACAAAATACCGATGCCTATACAGAGGTATCAGGGGCATTAAAAATTTGTATGATTAATATGTCTAAAATCGCTAATGACTTACGCTTAATGGCTTCAGGTCCACGCGCAGGCTTGGCAGAAATTATTTTACCAGCACGTCAGCCAGGCTCATCCATTATGCCAGGGAAGGTTAACCCTGTAATGCCAGAGGTGCTGAACCAAGTAGCATTCCAAGTGATTGGCAATGACCATACAATTTCCCTAGCCTCTGAGGCTGGTCAACTAGAGCTAAATGTGATGGAGCCTGTCTTAGTCTTTAATCTTATTCAATCCATTAGCATTATGAACAATGTGTTCCATGCGTTTACAGAAAATTGCTTAAAGGATATTGAGGCAAATGAAGAGCGCATGAAGGAATATGTTGAGAAAAGTGTAGGGGTGCTCACAGCCGTTAACCCACATATCGGCTATGAGGTGGCTGCTCGTCTTGCACGTGAGGCAATTTTAACAGGTCGCTCTATTCGTGAGCTTTGTATTGAAGCAAATGTGTTAACGAGCGAGCAACTGGACTTAATTTTAGACCCATATGAAATGACACACCCAGGCATTGCGGGTTCTAGCATGATGCAACTTAAATAATTTAGCTAGACTGTAGATAGGTCTTTTAGACAATCTACAGTCTTTTTTCTAGCCTATAAATTTTGTCCAGTAGTTTCTTTTGTTTCCTGAGAAAGCAGTGTACGTAGTGATACTGCGGCTTCTTCTGTAAGGGTATAGAGCGTATGTGTATCTGCTGCCGCCATTAAGCTACCTTTTTGCCCCTCTTGCC is part of the Lysinibacillus sp. FSL K6-0232 genome and harbors:
- a CDS encoding DUF4179 domain-containing protein, producing the protein MSMYKDFNDITIDVTEFEEQSLTKLEHKRLKRRIIKQLPKKRRRLGYRIGTVAILALSIVIFQHQTIANMPFVASLLEEWKQDKAVDWGDYKNVVGQTVTTQFGALTVNEVLLDYDKILVSATLQPADKQAFSYRHQLLPTISIDGQPIDDVGYSAQSIEQNDAMFTIYSEIKLPQPVDAAQVSIQLSYNRMLLPNGTQPFGQLLEEPWTFNVVATQAAVQQQTKEYPIQQPITLADGQSLTVERIVTTPISTTIYYSNASQKPDFALFDKNGERYTWDSATHEDDGSGILHFPSASFSKQALYIGTEKSEQLLVQP
- a CDS encoding thymidylate synthase: MNVVFVDSLSGQELLQMVSQDVAGILAAVQGESITFPVGHFKYEFHNVDFYEEEGQICQELVIYVKQI
- a CDS encoding thymidylate synthase — encoded protein: MTHPEMAYLHLLQHILEHGTKKEDRTGTGTYSIFGYQMRFDLSKGFPLLTTKRVPFKLVASELLWFIKGDTNIRYLLQHNNHIWDEWAFKKWVESDEYSGPDMTDFGRRCLVDESFNALYQQELAAFCERILTDDAFAEKYGDLGNVYGKQWRRWTDSEGQEIDQLQDVINQIKTNPDSRRLIVNAWNPEDVINAGAKGSKAALPPCHVMFQFYVADGKLSCQLMQRSLDTLLGCPFNIASYALLTHLIAHECGLEVGEFIHSIGDAHIYANHLEQVKEQLSRTPKDFPTLHINPAKTSIFEMELEDLSIEGYDPHPAIKAPIAV
- a CDS encoding sigma-70 family RNA polymerase sigma factor, with product MDKQILQAIQQKQEQGVTLLLEQYGGLLNAIVRKYIGGRPQEIEECLADIVVAIWYHIDDFDATKNSFKNWIAVIAKFKAIDALRKIERQQPTVELPEQLATTQNMELDWQAILQQLPQKEQEIFHKYYFEGLAAKEIAQHYQTKASWVHNKLSRSRHKLRTLFLRDEV
- the aspA gene encoding aspartate ammonia-lyase; the protein is MSTQRIEKDFLGERVLPAEAYYGIQTLRATENFPITGYTIHPALIKAMGIVKKAAALSNMEVHLLSKDIGEAIVEAAQEVIDGKWNAQFIVDPIQGGAGTSINMNANEVIANRALEILGKEKGDYQAISPNSHVNMSQSTNDAFPTAIHIAVLHLIDELLVTMETMQAVFHQKAEQFAHVIKMGRTHLQDAVPIRLGQEFEAYCRVINRDIVRIRQTRPNLYDVNMGATAVGTGLNAFPDYIKTVDEHLAEISDLPLKGATHLVDATQNTDAYTEVSGALKICMINMSKIANDLRLMASGPRAGLAEIILPARQPGSSIMPGKVNPVMPEVLNQVAFQVIGNDHTISLASEAGQLELNVMEPVLVFNLIQSISIMNNVFHAFTENCLKDIEANEERMKEYVEKSVGVLTAVNPHIGYEVAARLAREAILTGRSIRELCIEANVLTSEQLDLILDPYEMTHPGIAGSSMMQLK